In one window of Paraflavitalea soli DNA:
- a CDS encoding zinc metalloprotease yields MGEAELNRSSSELIIHSVFYFYGEAASPELSIKIADDISQCWNEPQAIIHLKHQDYRIRFQIEGIYAPDLDPEKVWYNDQPRLNYFRVEEYITGNISFVDQIGCNTGYFKLANLLQTPTTAAHEYGHTLGLVHPKNLDIRGGGIPCIMHPRGTIVDPPFQYSPTALPGQDGGTLDPKYRKVLPVDIEALKLHKLDFNQQGMATVGEFSSMYHEKHVPE; encoded by the coding sequence ATGGGCGAAGCCGAACTCAATAGATCATCATCAGAACTCATCATCCATTCCGTTTTCTACTTTTACGGAGAGGCCGCTTCCCCTGAGCTATCCATCAAGATCGCGGACGACATCAGCCAATGCTGGAATGAACCCCAGGCCATCATCCACCTCAAACACCAGGATTACAGGATCAGGTTTCAAATAGAAGGTATCTATGCGCCCGACCTCGATCCCGAAAAAGTGTGGTACAACGACCAGCCACGGCTCAACTATTTTCGCGTAGAAGAATACATCACCGGCAATATTTCCTTTGTAGATCAAATAGGATGCAATACCGGCTATTTTAAACTGGCCAACCTGTTACAAACACCTACTACCGCCGCCCACGAGTATGGGCATACCCTCGGGCTGGTGCACCCTAAGAACCTGGATATCCGCGGCGGCGGCATTCCCTGCATCATGCACCCCAGGGGTACCATTGTTGATCCTCCTTTCCAATACTCCCCCACCGCATTGCCGGGACAGGATGGCGGCACCCTCGATCCAAAATACCGTAAAGTACTTCCCGTCGATATAGAGGCCCTCAAACTGCACAAGCTCGACTTCAACCAGCAGGGCATGGCCACAGTAGGAGAATTTTCCAGTATGTACCACGAAAAACATGTTCCCGAATAA
- a CDS encoding TIGR01777 family oxidoreductase — MATILITGGTGLVGKALAPLVISKGHQVIILSRGQAAAGKEGVSVAHWNPEKQEIDIAAVQQADYIINLAGAGVADKRWTKKRKQVIIDSRVQSGQLLVKALKENSNQVKAVISASGIGWYGDDIKRARGKKAFTEDDPADNEFLGITCQQWESSVDGVQEALGKRLVKFRIGVALSKEGGAMKEFKKPVRFGVAAILGSGKQVLSWIHIDDLARLFLYAIENEQLQGVYNAVASQPVTNKNFTQMLAEKIKGRFYIPFYIPSFLLKIAVGGLSVEVLKSATVSNSKISNTGFQFLYPTIEAALNDLTKA, encoded by the coding sequence ATGGCAACCATTCTCATTACCGGCGGAACAGGACTGGTAGGAAAAGCGCTCGCGCCCTTAGTGATCAGCAAAGGACACCAGGTTATTATTCTTTCCCGGGGGCAGGCTGCTGCGGGTAAAGAAGGTGTTTCGGTAGCACACTGGAATCCGGAGAAACAGGAGATCGACATAGCAGCTGTACAACAAGCTGATTACATCATTAACCTGGCCGGCGCGGGTGTTGCTGATAAACGATGGACGAAAAAGAGAAAGCAGGTGATCATCGATAGCCGGGTGCAAAGTGGGCAGTTGCTGGTAAAAGCGCTGAAGGAAAACAGCAACCAGGTAAAAGCAGTGATCAGTGCCTCGGGTATAGGCTGGTATGGTGATGATATAAAACGTGCCCGTGGTAAAAAGGCCTTTACTGAAGATGATCCGGCAGACAATGAATTCCTGGGTATTACCTGTCAGCAATGGGAATCAAGTGTAGACGGGGTACAGGAAGCGCTGGGTAAAAGGTTGGTGAAGTTCCGGATAGGGGTGGCGCTGAGTAAAGAAGGCGGGGCGATGAAGGAGTTTAAGAAGCCGGTACGCTTTGGCGTGGCTGCCATATTGGGCAGCGGCAAACAGGTACTGAGCTGGATACATATCGATGACCTGGCACGCCTGTTCCTGTATGCGATCGAAAACGAACAATTGCAGGGTGTGTACAATGCGGTAGCCTCGCAACCGGTGACGAATAAGAACTTTACACAAATGCTGGCTGAGAAGATCAAAGGCCGGTTCTATATTCCCTTTTATATTCCTTCCTTTCTATTGAAGATCGCAGTAGGCGGCCTGAGTGTGGAAGTGCTGAAAAGCGCCACGGTAAGCAATAGTAAGATCAGCAATACAGGATTTCAATTCCTGTATCCTACGATTGAGGCTGCGTTGAATGATCTCACGAAAGCGTGA
- a CDS encoding ABC transporter ATP-binding protein, whose amino-acid sequence MAILTVENLHKNYGTIQALKGISFTVPKGSVFGILGPNGSGKTTLLGIIVDILRATSGTVKLFDETPTREHRKQIGTFLETPNFYHYLNAVQNLEIAAAIKGHGKEDIDRVLQMVSLDQRKLSKFSTYSLGMKQRLALASCMLGSPEVMIFDEPTNGLDPVGIAETRELIKKLNKQGKTIIMASHLLDEVEKVCTHVAIMQKGTLITHGHVDEILVQEDIVETGAADVQQLLSVLQTYPGTAKVKMNEVHVEVSFPPGTANLEAVNQYCFNKGVTLNHLRLRKKSLEAKFFELTQNNK is encoded by the coding sequence ATGGCCATTCTCACCGTCGAAAATCTTCATAAGAACTATGGCACTATCCAGGCACTCAAAGGGATTTCCTTCACAGTTCCCAAAGGATCGGTATTTGGGATTTTGGGACCCAATGGAAGCGGCAAGACCACTTTGCTCGGTATCATCGTAGACATCCTGCGTGCCACCTCAGGCACCGTTAAGCTCTTCGATGAAACGCCCACCCGCGAACACCGCAAGCAGATCGGCACCTTTCTCGAAACACCCAACTTCTACCATTACCTCAATGCCGTTCAGAACCTCGAGATTGCCGCCGCCATCAAAGGCCACGGCAAGGAAGATATTGACCGCGTACTACAAATGGTGAGTCTCGATCAACGCAAGCTGTCTAAATTCAGCACCTACTCCCTGGGTATGAAACAAAGGCTGGCCCTGGCTTCCTGTATGTTGGGCAGCCCCGAGGTGATGATCTTCGACGAACCCACCAATGGCCTCGATCCCGTAGGTATTGCAGAAACAAGGGAGCTGATCAAAAAACTGAACAAGCAAGGCAAGACCATCATCATGGCCAGCCACCTGCTCGATGAAGTAGAGAAAGTATGTACCCACGTGGCTATTATGCAGAAGGGTACGCTCATTACCCATGGGCACGTTGATGAAATACTGGTGCAGGAAGATATTGTAGAGACAGGTGCTGCTGATGTACAACAGCTGCTTTCTGTGCTGCAGACCTATCCCGGAACCGCCAAGGTAAAAATGAATGAGGTGCATGTGGAAGTCTCCTTTCCCCCTGGCACTGCCAACCTGGAAGCCGTTAACCAATACTGCTTCAACAAAGGCGTTACCCTCAACCACCTTCGCCTGCGCAAAAAGAGCCTCGAAGCCAAATTCTTTGAACTCACCCAAAACAACAAATAG
- a CDS encoding GxxExxY protein has protein sequence MFTLNDLTYKIRGSIFKVHSTLGPGLLESVYEAALAYELIQSGLKITVQSGVPVNYNGVRLELGFRLDILVEDSVIVEIKSVESLRDVHKKQLLTYLKLTEKKIGLLVNFNVSSLVDKESLIRIIN, from the coding sequence ATGTTTACACTAAACGATTTGACGTACAAAATCAGAGGATCTATTTTTAAAGTTCACTCAACCCTGGGGCCAGGTCTGCTGGAAAGTGTCTATGAAGCCGCACTAGCTTATGAGTTGATCCAGTCAGGACTTAAGATAACAGTGCAGTCAGGAGTGCCCGTAAATTATAACGGGGTCCGGCTCGAATTGGGGTTCAGACTTGACATACTGGTCGAAGACTCAGTAATTGTAGAAATAAAATCGGTGGAATCATTGCGCGACGTACACAAAAAGCAGCTACTTACGTACTTAAAACTGACCGAGAAGAAAATAGGGTTACTTGTGAACTTTAATGTAAGCAGTCTGGTTGATAAAGAAAGCCTTATAAGAATTATAAATTAA
- the ftsZ gene encoding cell division protein FtsZ: protein MIHFDLPKEKSSIIKVIGVGGGGSNAVNHMFSQQIDGVNFIICNTDAQAIATSKVPNKVQLGPHLTQGLGAGANPDIGRQATEESLEEIRRILEVNTKMAFITAGMGGGTGTGGAPIISKICKDLGILTVGIVTTPFSYEGKKRQLQAEEGIRILKQYVDTLLVISNDKLRHQFGNLKMKEAFAKADNVLATAAKCITDVINSTGQINVDFADVCTVMRNGGVAILGNASVGGEGRAQRAIEEAMNSPLLNDNEISGAKWILININSAEGEHEFTMDEVDIIQNYLLSSAGEGTDVILGMGYDNTLGDQIGITLIATGFEYKDPFSKKEEKKPAPKKEEKIVLSLNTQPEPKTTLVKEAAKPAPEAKKEKPVVAEPPIKEELAPKLVDTEAIPNFTPLVLFTNEDDRKNTVDKKETEEKIEWVLSQPSKPAETPANVSNQSTQATQPSKNNSSTSAASGGYLARPTNIYAEPKTNESIPDHSVKEPVLHTNAKTSQEDESSNDMQLVFKDDIPAAEEPRAHQAHPIVIANDAPVEESQSGNEAEEQKRRAAERIQKLRNLSFNINAADPNNEFETVPAYIRRNLELYNTITNVESFYSNVEVKADENNNGQITTINTFLDGKNPD, encoded by the coding sequence ATGATTCACTTTGATTTACCGAAGGAAAAATCATCTATCATCAAGGTCATTGGTGTAGGTGGTGGTGGAAGTAATGCAGTTAATCACATGTTCAGTCAGCAGATTGATGGTGTTAACTTCATTATATGTAATACAGATGCGCAGGCGATTGCCACGAGCAAAGTACCCAATAAGGTACAATTAGGACCGCACCTGACCCAGGGACTGGGTGCAGGGGCCAATCCTGATATTGGTCGTCAGGCTACGGAAGAGAGCCTGGAAGAGATCAGGCGCATACTGGAGGTAAATACCAAGATGGCATTTATTACAGCTGGCATGGGCGGTGGCACCGGAACGGGTGGCGCTCCCATCATTTCCAAGATATGTAAGGACCTGGGTATCCTGACGGTGGGTATTGTAACGACGCCTTTCTCCTATGAGGGAAAGAAACGCCAGTTGCAGGCCGAAGAAGGTATCCGGATACTGAAACAATATGTAGATACGCTGCTGGTGATCAGCAATGACAAATTGCGCCACCAGTTTGGTAACCTGAAGATGAAAGAGGCTTTTGCGAAAGCCGATAACGTATTGGCCACTGCTGCCAAATGTATCACGGATGTGATCAACAGCACCGGTCAGATCAACGTGGACTTTGCGGACGTATGTACCGTAATGCGTAATGGCGGTGTGGCTATATTGGGCAACGCCTCTGTAGGTGGCGAAGGCAGGGCACAACGTGCTATTGAGGAAGCGATGAACTCACCGCTGCTGAACGACAATGAGATCAGTGGCGCTAAATGGATACTGATCAACATCAATTCGGCTGAAGGGGAACATGAGTTTACGATGGATGAAGTAGACATCATTCAGAATTACCTGCTGAGCTCTGCGGGTGAAGGAACGGATGTGATACTGGGTATGGGCTATGATAATACGCTGGGTGATCAGATCGGTATTACGCTCATCGCGACGGGTTTTGAGTACAAGGACCCTTTTTCCAAAAAGGAAGAGAAGAAGCCAGCGCCGAAAAAGGAAGAGAAGATCGTATTGTCTTTAAATACCCAGCCGGAACCTAAGACCACCCTGGTAAAGGAAGCAGCTAAGCCTGCCCCGGAAGCCAAAAAAGAGAAGCCGGTGGTAGCAGAACCTCCTATTAAAGAGGAACTGGCGCCCAAACTGGTCGATACGGAAGCTATTCCTAATTTCACACCACTGGTTCTTTTTACGAACGAAGACGATCGTAAAAATACTGTGGACAAAAAGGAAACGGAGGAAAAGATTGAATGGGTACTTTCGCAACCATCCAAACCTGCCGAAACTCCCGCAAACGTATCCAACCAGTCAACACAAGCCACTCAACCAAGTAAAAATAATTCTTCGACGTCTGCAGCGTCCGGAGGATACCTGGCCAGGCCTACCAATATTTATGCAGAACCAAAGACAAATGAATCCATTCCCGATCATTCTGTGAAGGAACCAGTCTTGCATACGAATGCAAAAACATCCCAGGAAGATGAATCTTCCAACGACATGCAACTCGTATTCAAAGATGACATTCCAGCGGCGGAGGAGCCTCGGGCCCATCAAGCTCACCCAATTGTTATAGCTAATGATGCCCCTGTTGAGGAGTCCCAATCCGGGAACGAAGCAGAGGAACAAAAGCGCCGGGCAGCTGAGCGGATACAGAAATTACGTAATCTGTCATTCAATATCAATGCTGCCGATCCTAACAATGAGTTTGAAACTGTGCCGGCTTACATCCGCCGCAATTTGGAATTGTACAACACCATCACCAATGTAGAAAGTTTCTACAGTAACGTTGAAGTTAAAGCAGACGAAAATAATAACGGGCAGATCACTACCATCAACACATTCCTGGATGGTAAGAATCCCGACTAA
- a CDS encoding RNA polymerase sigma factor: protein MLTNRDDIIEGCKQQNPQCQEALYRACYPGMIKLCARYARDADEAASLYNEGMLKVFNNLHQYEGRGDWMGWVRRIIVNTCVDHCRRQAKFNHQSLEIVSIDGNSIDPDIYNRLSANDVMRLLQELPRNTALVFNLFVLEGFKHEEIGQMLGIATGTSKWHLNEARRLLKHKLDTLLKKEIYSNAI from the coding sequence GTGCTAACAAACCGGGATGATATCATAGAAGGTTGTAAACAACAAAACCCTCAATGCCAGGAAGCCCTGTACCGTGCCTGTTACCCAGGCATGATAAAACTCTGCGCCCGTTATGCACGTGATGCAGACGAAGCCGCCTCTCTGTACAATGAAGGCATGTTAAAAGTGTTCAATAACCTTCACCAGTACGAAGGACGGGGCGATTGGATGGGATGGGTCAGGCGCATTATTGTCAATACCTGTGTTGATCATTGCCGCCGGCAGGCAAAGTTCAACCACCAGTCCCTTGAGATCGTTTCTATCGACGGCAATAGCATCGACCCGGATATCTACAACAGGCTTTCCGCCAACGATGTCATGCGCCTGCTGCAGGAGCTACCCCGCAATACCGCCCTCGTCTTCAACCTCTTTGTGCTGGAAGGATTTAAACATGAAGAGATCGGGCAAATGCTGGGCATCGCTACCGGCACTTCCAAATGGCACCTCAATGAAGCTAGGCGCCTCCTAAAACATAAACTGGATACTTTATTGAAAAAAGAAATCTACTCCAATGCGATCTGA
- a CDS encoding 3-hydroxyacyl-CoA dehydrogenase/enoyl-CoA hydratase family protein produces the protein MKRIIKKVAVLGSGVMGSRIACHFAGVGLQVLLLDIAPTTLTDAETAKGLTTDHPAVKNRIVNEALAAAIKSNPSPVYTKEAVKKIKTGNFTDNLKDIGSCDWVIEVVVERLDIKQQIFTEVEKYRKPGTLITSNTSGIPIHLMAEGRSEDFKKHFCGTHFFNPPRYLRLLEIIPTPDTDPAVTDFLLHYGDLYLGKTTVLCKDTPAFIANRIGVYGIMAIFGLVEKMGLTIDEIDALTGPIIGRPKSATFRTADVVGIDTLVKVAKGVHDNCPDDEAKNTFTIPAWLDKMVENKWLGDKTGQGFFKKTKGGGGEKEILVLNLKTMEYEARKKPKFASVEAAKPIDDLKTRLKAVCTGMDKAGDFYRHFHYGLFSYISHRIPEISNEIYRVDDAMMAGFGWEIGAFESWDVLGVEGTVNKMQEAGYAAAPWVQEMLAAGIKTFYKVENGQKLYYDIPSKSYTPLPGGEAFIVMKNFENQTVWKNSSCRTYHLGDDVIGLEWYTKMGSIGGEVLEGIQKSIALAENNYKGLVIANEGANFSAGANVGMIFMLAIEQEYDELDMAIRLFQNTMMRARYSGVPVVVAPHALSLGGACELSLHADKVCPAAETYIGLVELGVGLIPGGGGTKEFALRAADEMHEDEPETITLKNRFLTIATAKVATSAAEAFDLGILRKGHDEVILNQGRRIAEAKKSVLEIYDSGYITPVQRTDVKVLGRSALGALYAGINGMWRAGYATDHDVVVAKKLAWVMCGGDLSEQSAVSEQYLLDLEREAFLSLCGEKKTLERIQSVLKGGKPVRN, from the coding sequence ATGAAAAGGATCATCAAGAAAGTTGCCGTGCTGGGAAGTGGAGTCATGGGATCACGTATTGCTTGTCACTTTGCAGGAGTAGGCTTACAGGTATTGTTACTGGACATCGCTCCCACCACATTGACCGATGCCGAAACTGCCAAAGGGCTCACCACCGATCATCCGGCTGTTAAGAACCGCATCGTGAATGAGGCCCTGGCCGCAGCCATCAAATCCAACCCTTCCCCTGTTTACACCAAAGAAGCCGTTAAGAAAATAAAGACCGGCAACTTCACCGACAACCTCAAGGATATCGGCAGTTGCGATTGGGTCATCGAAGTAGTAGTAGAAAGGCTCGACATCAAACAACAGATATTTACCGAAGTAGAAAAATACCGTAAACCCGGCACCCTCATCACCTCCAATACCTCCGGTATCCCCATCCACCTGATGGCCGAAGGCAGGAGCGAGGACTTCAAAAAACATTTCTGCGGAACCCACTTCTTCAATCCGCCCCGTTATTTACGTTTACTGGAGATCATCCCCACACCAGATACCGATCCTGCTGTAACAGATTTCCTGTTGCATTACGGCGATCTTTACCTCGGCAAGACAACGGTGCTCTGCAAAGACACACCGGCCTTTATTGCCAACCGTATTGGCGTATATGGCATCATGGCCATCTTTGGCCTCGTAGAAAAAATGGGATTGACCATTGATGAAATAGATGCCCTTACCGGCCCCATCATCGGACGACCCAAATCGGCCACCTTCCGCACAGCCGATGTAGTAGGCATCGATACCCTGGTAAAAGTAGCCAAAGGCGTACATGACAACTGCCCCGATGACGAGGCAAAGAACACTTTTACCATTCCCGCCTGGCTCGACAAAATGGTGGAGAATAAATGGCTGGGCGATAAAACAGGCCAGGGTTTCTTCAAGAAGACCAAAGGCGGCGGCGGGGAAAAGGAGATCCTCGTGCTCAACCTCAAAACAATGGAATACGAGGCCCGCAAGAAGCCTAAGTTCGCTTCTGTAGAGGCCGCCAAACCCATTGATGACCTCAAAACAAGATTGAAAGCAGTATGCACCGGCATGGACAAGGCGGGCGACTTTTACCGTCATTTCCATTATGGTCTGTTCTCCTATATATCCCATCGCATTCCCGAGATCAGCAATGAAATATACCGCGTAGATGATGCCATGATGGCCGGCTTTGGCTGGGAGATTGGCGCCTTCGAAAGCTGGGATGTACTGGGGGTGGAAGGCACCGTGAACAAGATGCAGGAGGCAGGTTATGCCGCCGCTCCCTGGGTGCAGGAAATGCTGGCCGCTGGTATTAAAACTTTTTATAAAGTGGAGAACGGCCAAAAGCTCTACTATGATATACCGTCTAAGTCATACACGCCCCTGCCCGGTGGCGAAGCCTTCATCGTGATGAAGAACTTCGAAAACCAAACCGTGTGGAAGAACAGTTCCTGCCGTACCTACCACCTGGGCGATGATGTGATTGGCCTGGAATGGTATACCAAGATGGGCAGTATCGGCGGTGAAGTATTGGAAGGTATCCAGAAATCCATTGCCCTCGCAGAAAATAACTACAAGGGTTTGGTGATTGCCAATGAAGGTGCTAACTTCAGCGCTGGCGCCAATGTAGGCATGATCTTCATGCTGGCCATCGAACAGGAATATGACGAGCTGGATATGGCCATCCGCCTCTTCCAGAACACGATGATGCGGGCACGTTATTCCGGAGTACCGGTAGTAGTAGCGCCACATGCCCTGTCTTTGGGAGGCGCCTGCGAATTAAGCCTCCACGCCGATAAGGTATGCCCGGCTGCTGAAACGTATATCGGACTGGTGGAACTGGGTGTAGGTCTTATACCCGGCGGCGGTGGTACCAAAGAATTTGCTTTGCGCGCTGCCGATGAAATGCATGAAGACGAACCAGAGACCATTACCCTGAAAAACCGCTTTCTCACGATTGCTACTGCCAAAGTAGCCACTTCTGCTGCCGAAGCCTTTGACCTCGGCATCCTGCGTAAAGGCCATGATGAAGTAATTTTAAACCAGGGCCGCCGAATAGCAGAAGCTAAAAAAAGTGTTTTGGAAATCTATGATAGTGGCTATATAACACCCGTACAACGTACCGACGTAAAAGTACTGGGCCGTTCAGCACTCGGCGCCTTATATGCCGGTATCAACGGCATGTGGAGAGCTGGTTATGCTACCGATCACGATGTGGTAGTCGCAAAAAAACTGGCCTGGGTAATGTGCGGTGGCGACCTGAGCGAACAATCGGCCGTTTCAGAACAATACCTCCTCGACCTGGAAAGAGAAGCCTTCCTGAGTCTGTGCGGAGAAAAGAAAACACTCGAAAGGATACAAAGCGTACTCAAAGGCGGAAAGCCCGTACGCAACTAA
- a CDS encoding NAD(P)-dependent oxidoreductase, which yields MTYGFIGLGSLGTPIALNLLESGHQLHVYNRTIAKAQPLEAKGAIVCQSVEELAKACDIVFTMVADDAALQNITTGPNGLLQHLKPGGIHISMSTILAQTAGTLAAQHQEKGQHYLSAPVFGRPEAAAARKLNFVISGPKEVRDAATPLLKEAGGAGVWDFGDDILTANTVKLCGNFLIATALEAIGESILLAKQSGVDAHKMWEVFGQTIFSTPLYQNYSKIILNQQFEPAAFTATLGLKDLNLVLEQGAAANQALPLADLLKGHLTRLVNDGKGAIDWSAVSQGAKN from the coding sequence ATGACCTACGGATTCATCGGCCTCGGAAGCCTCGGTACCCCCATCGCGCTTAACTTACTGGAAAGCGGTCACCAGCTGCATGTATACAACCGCACCATCGCCAAAGCCCAGCCATTGGAAGCCAAAGGAGCCATCGTTTGCCAAAGTGTAGAAGAGCTGGCCAAAGCCTGCGATATCGTGTTCACCATGGTGGCCGATGATGCCGCTTTACAAAACATCACTACCGGCCCCAACGGCCTCCTGCAACACCTGAAACCCGGTGGCATCCATATTTCCATGAGCACCATCCTGGCGCAAACCGCGGGCACACTCGCCGCCCAGCACCAGGAAAAGGGCCAGCATTACCTGTCGGCGCCTGTATTTGGCCGGCCCGAAGCCGCCGCCGCCCGTAAGCTCAACTTTGTAATATCCGGCCCTAAAGAGGTCCGCGATGCAGCCACTCCGCTTTTAAAAGAGGCCGGCGGCGCCGGTGTATGGGATTTTGGCGATGATATCCTTACCGCCAATACCGTGAAGCTCTGTGGCAATTTCCTGATCGCTACCGCCCTTGAGGCCATCGGAGAAAGCATATTGCTGGCAAAACAAAGTGGTGTAGACGCCCACAAAATGTGGGAGGTGTTTGGCCAAACCATCTTTAGCACACCCCTCTACCAGAATTACAGCAAGATCATCCTCAACCAGCAGTTTGAACCCGCCGCCTTCACCGCCACCCTGGGTCTTAAAGACCTCAACCTGGTGCTGGAACAGGGCGCAGCAGCCAATCAGGCCCTGCCGCTGGCAGACCTCCTGAAAGGCCACCTCACCCGGCTGGTAAACGACGGAAAAGGGGCAATCGACTGGAGCGCCGTCTCCCAAGGGGCAAAAAACTGA
- the metG gene encoding methionine--tRNA ligase — MTDFKRYLVTAALPYANGPVHIGHLAGCYLPADIYVRYQRARKQDIKFICGSDEHGVPITIRAMKEGVSPQEIVDKYHKLMGDSFRDMGISFDIYSRTSNKIHHETASDFFKKLYDDGLFEEKETEQYYDEKTNTFLADRYIIGTCPVCGNENAYGDQCERCGSSLSPEQLINPRSALSDAVPIKKKTNHWYLPLQNYEPWLKEWILEGHKEWKNNVYGQCKSWLENGLQPRAMTRDSNWGVKVPLPNTEGKVLYVWFDAPIGYISATKELTDKWADYWQKSDTKLVHFIGKDNIVFHCIIFPAMLKAHGDFIVPDNVPANEFLNLEGEKVSTSRNWAVWIDEYLKDFPDQQDLLRYVLCANAPETKDNDFTWKDFQTRVNSELVDIFGNFENRAFVLMHKLCGGKVPPLHADIADKETEDLLAEFAASKERVEQLLEQYKFRDALAEVIDLARKGNKFMQNKEPWIVARSLATNPENQKLIDNCLHVCLQLTANLAILINPFLPFTAQKMIQKMKVVDKMLEWENAGKTKLLSVGYSLREPQLLFPKKIEEDQIQAQIEKLKANSTKPTTTVAKVKYKKPGAEPAVIKGPETVGEAKESEILNTKSEIVYDDFAKIDLKVGTILAAEKVAKADKLLKLEVDLGFEKRTIVSGIALHFTPEEIVGKQVVVVTNLAPRKMKGIESNGMILMAEDKAGKLHFVNPDTKVDEGSGVS; from the coding sequence ATGACAGACTTTAAAAGATACCTGGTAACCGCCGCTTTGCCTTATGCCAATGGCCCTGTACACATTGGTCACCTGGCAGGTTGTTACCTACCGGCCGACATTTACGTACGCTACCAGCGTGCCCGCAAGCAGGATATTAAATTTATCTGTGGCAGTGATGAACATGGAGTGCCCATCACCATCCGCGCTATGAAAGAAGGCGTTTCTCCTCAGGAGATCGTTGACAAATACCATAAGCTCATGGGAGACAGCTTCCGGGATATGGGCATCTCTTTCGATATCTATTCCCGTACTTCCAATAAGATCCACCACGAAACAGCCAGCGATTTCTTTAAAAAGCTGTACGATGATGGCCTGTTTGAAGAAAAGGAAACCGAACAATACTACGACGAGAAGACCAATACCTTTCTCGCCGACCGCTACATCATTGGTACCTGTCCCGTGTGCGGCAATGAAAATGCCTACGGCGATCAATGCGAACGCTGCGGCTCTTCCCTCAGCCCCGAGCAATTGATCAATCCACGCAGCGCATTAAGCGATGCTGTGCCAATCAAAAAGAAAACAAACCACTGGTACCTGCCCTTACAGAACTATGAGCCATGGCTCAAAGAGTGGATACTGGAAGGACACAAAGAGTGGAAGAACAACGTATACGGTCAGTGTAAGAGCTGGCTGGAAAACGGCCTGCAGCCAAGGGCCATGACCCGCGATAGCAACTGGGGCGTAAAAGTCCCCCTGCCCAATACCGAGGGCAAAGTACTCTACGTGTGGTTTGACGCTCCTATTGGTTATATCAGCGCCACCAAAGAGCTTACAGACAAGTGGGCCGATTACTGGCAAAAAAGCGATACCAAACTGGTTCACTTTATTGGCAAGGACAATATCGTATTCCATTGCATCATCTTCCCCGCGATGCTCAAAGCACACGGTGATTTTATAGTGCCCGATAATGTGCCCGCCAATGAGTTCCTCAACCTCGAAGGGGAGAAAGTATCCACCAGCCGCAACTGGGCCGTATGGATCGATGAATACCTGAAGGATTTTCCCGATCAGCAGGACTTGTTACGCTATGTACTTTGTGCCAATGCGCCGGAGACCAAGGACAATGATTTTACCTGGAAGGATTTCCAGACCAGGGTCAATAGTGAACTCGTTGATATCTTCGGCAACTTCGAGAACCGTGCCTTCGTGTTGATGCACAAACTCTGTGGTGGCAAAGTGCCTCCTTTGCATGCTGATATCGCAGATAAGGAGACCGAAGACCTCCTTGCAGAATTTGCTGCCAGCAAAGAGAGGGTTGAGCAGCTGCTGGAGCAATACAAGTTCAGGGATGCCCTGGCAGAAGTGATCGACCTTGCCCGCAAAGGCAATAAGTTCATGCAGAACAAAGAGCCGTGGATCGTGGCCAGGTCATTGGCAACAAATCCCGAAAACCAAAAGCTCATTGATAACTGCTTACACGTTTGCCTTCAATTGACGGCCAACCTCGCCATTCTTATAAACCCCTTCCTGCCCTTTACAGCGCAGAAAATGATCCAAAAGATGAAGGTGGTTGATAAAATGCTGGAATGGGAAAATGCCGGTAAGACCAAACTGTTAAGCGTAGGATACAGTTTGCGTGAGCCGCAATTGCTCTTCCCTAAAAAAATAGAAGAAGATCAAATACAGGCACAGATCGAGAAACTGAAAGCCAATTCAACAAAGCCCACTACCACTGTTGCCAAGGTAAAATATAAGAAGCCTGGTGCTGAACCAGCCGTAATAAAAGGACCCGAGACTGTTGGCGAAGCAAAAGAATCCGAAATACTAAATACTAAATCCGAAATTGTTTACGACGACTTTGCCAAGATCGACCTGAAAGTAGGTACCATCCTGGCAGCGGAGAAAGTAGCCAAGGCCGATAAGCTGTTGAAACTGGAAGTGGACCTCGGCTTTGAAAAACGTACCATCGTATCCGGTATAGCCCTGCATTTCACGCCCGAAGAGATTGTGGGCAAACAGGTAGTGGTAGTCACCAACCTGGCGCCCCGCAAGATGAAAGGCATTGAAAGCAATGGCATGATCCTGATGGCCGAAGACAAAGCTGGCAAGCTGCACTTTGTGAACCCTGATACCAAAGTTGACGAAGGATCGGGCGTAAGCTAA